The Eleginops maclovinus isolate JMC-PN-2008 ecotype Puerto Natales chromosome 24, JC_Emac_rtc_rv5, whole genome shotgun sequence genome contains a region encoding:
- the LOC134861072 gene encoding microtubule-associated protein 2-like isoform X9 — protein sequence MADGRQPDEHWTSNGQENGNNGYSAYSSAYRENGFNGGAAAHPGTTVDDSANLPPSPPPSPSAEQIGPVAQAQPEESISKESCESAVKEDEPQGAALHEEQLAVERATTEGAEPALTESPTPSVEDKLLIDTSVEQGGKDTKESEESPERDLLVELKDKEEKQPLLTEEFSNPKEEDKEGVILPSKSEDPMYESEEKQDQTNTLHQDSGSDNRLYEVQVTDDQEGDQKQETVEASPEPGTELKMTSDILVEHESGVKTYFETSSKSHTEAPSQTQSYYELSTAAEETLIEQTKNVVQNVEEQQDKKEGTIPGKMSLEQRSLSLNITIGSSGGQTVKEEKSRTLCPISGSFDESEVSPTTPSLDSQHPLPAVPITATESPEDTPTKDIPLLSDKHKCLEHSGSLSEMLDLAGDLPRQSLEKRELGHMRRKSVPANVSALVGSSLAKLAIGDKTLRVVGGESPLEELGYCVFHEYSGPMPSPADLPNPGDPPHQSFPSTATEVEEELGATEVVREETQQQDHKEIIPETSQKTVIEKIGSPVKSSLILERVVTSGVKPDRLRIPMTSSKDRLTEFRLETGLPGDIQNQAIPEVDIEKDPSREASPIPPDSSFTFTSLETESKVPKTPTTPKNQDDTPLETQVGEDSAAKDVAPGVEVQKDQESGLDELKEIGQECPKPEHEESGDFREERANTDIFSPTYQSSGDSTEQDDKKIESGHETATRLDSIEMPKAEKDVQIQLQEVTPDKVAPTPQLSSPIIIIPQAQVEEEADEEDDIEIAEEPQEVIEEARVPEGFIKVSLTVGDQTVEEDPTSEWSHSARDEEGDPATDSSHLSPCSDQDLQQPDGGDGIGYDKVDETKLKMEGMIEVIEVVTEDPSGEELVGFDGVGEEKEKKPLENEGEERTGEMEVKEKEIEIGQEVEETSQAAHDETTMDVSILDTDSGWMDSQDDDKSIMTEQIEDLPQVQSLTSTPVVDRPVKRAPGRGRGHPGTSESKVSRKVPGHHPHGPKEEMKKKKVAARRVEQNKLSALQNRSPCRKNVAKVAARHPRPAVLHGSARRKATGMESHMPLSVAHQSRERTTERAYRSPEKRSSLPRPAKSLTRHIPAAEQEDSTPSRPTSIQSRADNRSGRAHGMAGTESARSRSVRSGASTPGSTAVTPGSPPTYSCRTPGSRTPGSHTPKSFSILQEKKVAVIRTPPKSPSSVQRQLKVLNQPLPDLKNVKSKIGSTSNLKHQPKGGQVQILNEKVDFRHVQSKCGSKDNLRHTPKGGNVMIPSVKLDFSHVQAKCGSLAKIQHAAGGGNIQIQTNKIDVSHVTAKCGSMSNIRHRPGGGQVRIDNVKLDFKDKAHSKVGSLSNTSHTPGGGNVMIESHKLNFREQAKARVDHGAEIVVTHSPGMETGGMSPRLSSTGSINMLESPHLGTLAQDVTAALAKQGL from the exons ATGGCAGACGGTCGGCAGCCGGACGAGCACTGGACCTCAAACGGCCAGGAGAACGGCAACAATGGCTACTCGGCCTACAGCTCTGCATACAGGGAGAACGGATTCAACGGTGGGGCGGCTGCACACCCTGGAACGACAG TGGATGACTCAGCCAATTtgcctccctcccctcccccctctccatcCGCTGAGCAGATTGGGCCCGTGGCACAAG CCCAGCCGGAAGAAAGTATCAGTAAGGAATCTTGTGAGTCTGCTGTGAAAGAAGATGAACCTCAAGGAGCGGCGCTACATGAGGAGCAGTTGGCAGTTGAAAGAGCAACAACTGAAGGTGCAGAACCCGCCTTGACTGAGTCTCCCACTCCGTCTGTGGAAGACAAGCTACTCATTGACACCTCAGTAGAGCAAGGTGGCAAAGACACAAAGGAATCAGAAGAGTCTCCTGAGAGAGACCTGCTAGTAGAGTtgaaagacaaagaagaaaaacaacctcTACTGACAGAGGAGTTCTCAAATCCTAAGGAGGAAGACAAAGAGGGAGTTATCTTACCAAGCAAATCAGAAGACCCTATGTAtgaaagtgaagaaaaacaagaccAGACAAATACCTTGCACCAAGACAGTGGCAGTGATAATAGGTTGTATGAGGTGCAAGTGACTGACGATCAAGAAGGGGACCAAAAACAAGAAACAGTCGAGGCAAGTCCAGAACCTGGCACAGAGTTGAAAATGACATCAGATATTTTAGTAGAACACGAGTCTGGAGTGAAGACCTATTTTGAGACATCCTCAAAAAGCCACACAGAGGCTCCATCTCAAACCCAGAGCTATTACGAATTGAGCACAGCAGCGGAGGAAACGTTAATTGAGCAAACTAAAAACGTTGTACAGAACGTTGAGGAACAACAGGATAAAAAAGAGGGAACGATTCCTGGAAAGATGTCCCTTGAACAAAGAAGCCTCTCCCTAAACATTACTATCGGGTCTTCGGGGGGTCAGACAGTAAAGGAAGAGAAGTCAAGAACCTTGTGTCCAATCAGTGGTAGCTTTGATGAATCTGAGGTATCCCCTACAACACCGTCTTTGGACAGTCAACATCCTCTTCCAGCTGTACCTATTACCGCAACTGAATCCCCTGAAGATACCCCCACCAAAGATATACCTTTGCTTTCTGATAAGCACAAATGTCTTGAACATTCAGGAAGCCTCTCTGAGATGTTGGACCTTGCTGGAGACTTACCACGGCAATCATTAGAGAAGAGGGAGCTTGGCCACATGAGGCGAAAGTCTGTACCCGCCAATGTGTCCGCTCTGGTAGGGAGTTCTTTGGCCAAGCTTGCCATAGGAGATAAAACCCTGAGGGTGGTGGGAGGGGAAAGCCCACTAGAGGAACTGGGCTACTGTGTCTTCCATGAGTACTCAGGGCCCATGCCTTCTCCTGCTGATTTACCCAATCCTGGGGACCCTCCGCACCAGAGCTTCCCTTCTACAGCGACTGAAGTTGAGGAGGAACTTGGTGCCACAGAAGTTGTTCGAGAGGAAACTCAACAACAAGACCATAAAGAAATTATCCCTGAGACTTCTCAAAAAACTGTGATTGAAAAGATAGGTTCACCAGTAAAGAGTAGCCTGATTCTTGAAAGGGTCGTGACAAGTGGAGTCAAACCTGATCGCCTAAGAATCCCAATGACTTCTTCAaaagacagactgactgagttTCGTTTGGAGACTGGCCTGCCTGGGGACATACAAAACCAAGCTATTCCCGAGGTAGACATTGAAAAAGACCCCTCCAGAGAGGCTTCTCCCATCCCACCAGACAGTtcctttactttcacttctcTGGAGACTGAGAGCAAGGTTCCTAAAACTCCCACCACCCCAAAGAACCAAGATGATACACCCTTGGAAACCCAAGTCGGTGAAGACAGTGCTGCTAAAGATGTGGCTCCAGGGGTCGAAGTACAGAAGGATCAAGAGTCAGGACTTGATGAACTGAAAGAGATAGGGCAAGAATGTCCGAAACCTGAACATGAGGAATCAGGAGACTTTAGGGAAGAACGGGCAAACACTGACATATTTTCACCAACCTATCAGTCTTCAGGAGATAGTACAGAACAAGATGACAAGAAGATTGAAAGTGGGCATGAGACAGCTACAAGATTAGACAGTATAGAGATgccaaaagcagaaaaagatgTCCAAATCCAGTTACAGGAAGTGACTCCTGATAAAGTCGCACCGACGCCGCAACTATCCTCCCCAATCATCATCATACCTCAAGCACAGGTAGAGGAAGAAgcagatgaagaggatgatATTGAGATAGCTGAAGAGCCTCAAGAGGTTATAGAGGAAGCCAGAGTGCCTGAGGGTTTTATCAAGGTGAGTCTGACCGTAGGCGATCAGACGGTGGAAGAAGATCCAACCTCAGAATGGAGTCACAGTGCACGCGATGAGGAAGGGGACCCTGCAACCGACAGTTCGCACCTGTCCCCGTGTTCTGATCAAGATCTACAGCAACCGGATGGAGGCGACGGGATAGGGTACGATAAAGTAGATGAGACAAAGCTAAAAATGGAAGGAATGATAGAGGTGATTGAAGTTGTAACAGAAGACCCTTCAGGGGAGGAGCTTGTTGGGTTTGATGGCGTAggtgaagagaaagagaagaaaccACTGGAGAatgagggggaggagaggacgGGGGAAATGGAGGTGAAAGAGAAGGAGATTGAGATCGGTCAGGAGGTGGAAGAGACCAGTCAGGCAGCTCATGATGAAACCACCATGGACGTCTCCATCCTTGATACAGACAGTGGCTGGATGGACTCACAAG ATGATGACAAAAGTATCATGACTGAGCAAATCGAAGACCTTCCTCAGGTCCAGAGTCTTACCAGTACACCTGTGGTGGACAGACCTGTTAAAAGGGCCCCTGGCAGAGGAAGGGGCCACCCTGGCACCTCTGAGAGTAAAGTGTCCCGCAAAGTCCCCGGCCACCATCCACATGGTCCgaaagaggagatgaagaaaaaaaaag TAGCTGCTCGGAGGGTAGAGCAGAATAAGTTGTCAGCCCTCCAAAATCGCTCTCCATGTCGAAAGAATGTTGCCAAAGTGGCAGCCAGACATCCTAGGCCCGCTGTGCTTCACGGCTCTGCTAGACGCAAGGCCACAG GTATGGAGAGCCATATGCCCCTCAGTGTTGCCCACCAGTCCAGGGAGAGGACCACT GAGAGAGCCTACCGCAGCCCGGAGAAGAGGTCGTCCCTCCCCAGGCCGGCTAAATCTCTGACTCGCCACATCCCTGCTGCGGAACAAGAAGACAGCACCCCCTCCAGGCCAACCT CGATCCAGTCCAGAGCGGACAACAGGTCTGGAAGAGCCCATGGTATGGCAG GTACAGAGTCTGCACGTTCCCGATCGGTCCGCAGCGGCGCCTCCACCCCGGGCTCCACCGCCGTCACGCCCGGCTCCCCCCCAACCTACTCCTGCCGCACCCCTGGTTCTCGCACCCCCGGCAGCCACACGCCCAAGTCCTTCAGCATCCTCCAGGAGAAGAAGGTGGCGGTGATCCGGACCCCGCCCAAGTCGCCGTCCTCCGTCCAACGGCAGCTGAAGGTGCTCAATCAGCCGCTGCCTGATCTGAAGAATGTAAAGTCCAAGATCGGGTCCACCTCCAACCTCAAGCACCAGCCCAAAGGGGGACAG gTTCAAATTTTAAACGAGAAGGTGGACTTCAGGCATGTTCAGTCAAAGTGCGGCTCCAAGGATAATCTGAGGCACACGCCCAAAGGAGGCAAT GTCATGATTCCAAGTGTTAAACTGGACTTCAGCCACGTTCAGGCTAAGTGTGGCTCCCTGGCCAAAATCCAGCACGCAGCAGGCGGCGGAAAC ATCCAAATCCAGACCAATAAGATCGACGTGAGCCACGTCACCGCCAAATGTGGCTCCATGTCCAACATCCGCCACAGACCAG
- the LOC134861072 gene encoding microtubule-associated protein 2-like isoform X5 — MLQAKLFSFYDSAHSCTVSLKLTAQPEESISKESCESAVKEDEPQGAALHEEQLAVERATTEGAEPALTESPTPSVEDKLLIDTSVEQGGKDTKESEESPERDLLVELKDKEEKQPLLTEEFSNPKEEDKEGVILPSKSEDPMYESEEKQDQTNTLHQDSGSDNRLYEVQVTDDQEGDQKQETVEASPEPGTELKMTSDILVEHESGVKTYFETSSKSHTEAPSQTQSYYELSTAAEETLIEQTKNVVQNVEEQQDKKEGTIPGKMSLEQRSLSLNITIGSSGGQTVKEEKSRTLCPISGSFDESEVSPTTPSLDSQHPLPAVPITATESPEDTPTKDIPLLSDKHKCLEHSGSLSEMLDLAGDLPRQSLEKRELGHMRRKSVPANVSALVGSSLAKLAIGDKTLRVVGGESPLEELGYCVFHEYSGPMPSPADLPNPGDPPHQSFPSTATEVEEELGATEVVREETQQQDHKEIIPETSQKTVIEKIGSPVKSSLILERVVTSGVKPDRLRIPMTSSKDRLTEFRLETGLPGDIQNQAIPEVDIEKDPSREASPIPPDSSFTFTSLETESKVPKTPTTPKNQDDTPLETQVGEDSAAKDVAPGVEVQKDQESGLDELKEIGQECPKPEHEESGDFREERANTDIFSPTYQSSGDSTEQDDKKIESGHETATRLDSIEMPKAEKDVQIQLQEVTPDKVAPTPQLSSPIIIIPQAQVEEEADEEDDIEIAEEPQEVIEEARVPEGFIKVSLTVGDQTVEEDPTSEWSHSARDEEGDPATDSSHLSPCSDQDLQQPDGGDGIGYDKVDETKLKMEGMIEVIEVVTEDPSGEELVGFDGVGEEKEKKPLENEGEERTGEMEVKEKEIEIGQEVEETSQAAHDETTMDVSILDTDSGWMDSQDDDKSIMTEQIEDLPQVQSLTSTPVVDRPVKRAPGRGRGHPGTSESKVSRKVPGHHPHGPKEEMKKKKVAARRVEQNKLSALQNRSPCRKNVAKVAARHPRPAVLHGSARRKATGMESHMPLSVAHQSRERTTSRQRRSERAYRSPEKRSSLPRPAKSLTRHIPAAEQEDSTPSRPTCTESARSRSVRSGASTPGSTAVTPGSPPTYSCRTPGSRTPGSHTPKSFSILQEKKVAVIRTPPKSPSSVQRQLKVLNQPLPDLKNVKSKIGSTSNLKHQPKGGQVMIPSVKLDFSHVQAKCGSLAKIQHAAGGGNIQIQTNKIDVSHVTAKCGSMSNIRHRPGGGQVRIDNVKLDFKDKAHSKVGSLSNTSHTPGGGNVMIESHKLNFREQAKARVDHGAEIVVTHSPGMETGGMSPRLSSTGSINMLESPHLGTLAQDVTAALAKQGL; from the exons ATGCTTCAAGCAAAGCTTTTTAGCTTTTATGACTCAGCACACAGTTGTACAGTATCCTTGAAACTCACAGCCCAGCCGGAAGAAAGTATCAGTAAGGAATCTTGTGAGTCTGCTGTGAAAGAAGATGAACCTCAAGGAGCGGCGCTACATGAGGAGCAGTTGGCAGTTGAAAGAGCAACAACTGAAGGTGCAGAACCCGCCTTGACTGAGTCTCCCACTCCGTCTGTGGAAGACAAGCTACTCATTGACACCTCAGTAGAGCAAGGTGGCAAAGACACAAAGGAATCAGAAGAGTCTCCTGAGAGAGACCTGCTAGTAGAGTtgaaagacaaagaagaaaaacaacctcTACTGACAGAGGAGTTCTCAAATCCTAAGGAGGAAGACAAAGAGGGAGTTATCTTACCAAGCAAATCAGAAGACCCTATGTAtgaaagtgaagaaaaacaagaccAGACAAATACCTTGCACCAAGACAGTGGCAGTGATAATAGGTTGTATGAGGTGCAAGTGACTGACGATCAAGAAGGGGACCAAAAACAAGAAACAGTCGAGGCAAGTCCAGAACCTGGCACAGAGTTGAAAATGACATCAGATATTTTAGTAGAACACGAGTCTGGAGTGAAGACCTATTTTGAGACATCCTCAAAAAGCCACACAGAGGCTCCATCTCAAACCCAGAGCTATTACGAATTGAGCACAGCAGCGGAGGAAACGTTAATTGAGCAAACTAAAAACGTTGTACAGAACGTTGAGGAACAACAGGATAAAAAAGAGGGAACGATTCCTGGAAAGATGTCCCTTGAACAAAGAAGCCTCTCCCTAAACATTACTATCGGGTCTTCGGGGGGTCAGACAGTAAAGGAAGAGAAGTCAAGAACCTTGTGTCCAATCAGTGGTAGCTTTGATGAATCTGAGGTATCCCCTACAACACCGTCTTTGGACAGTCAACATCCTCTTCCAGCTGTACCTATTACCGCAACTGAATCCCCTGAAGATACCCCCACCAAAGATATACCTTTGCTTTCTGATAAGCACAAATGTCTTGAACATTCAGGAAGCCTCTCTGAGATGTTGGACCTTGCTGGAGACTTACCACGGCAATCATTAGAGAAGAGGGAGCTTGGCCACATGAGGCGAAAGTCTGTACCCGCCAATGTGTCCGCTCTGGTAGGGAGTTCTTTGGCCAAGCTTGCCATAGGAGATAAAACCCTGAGGGTGGTGGGAGGGGAAAGCCCACTAGAGGAACTGGGCTACTGTGTCTTCCATGAGTACTCAGGGCCCATGCCTTCTCCTGCTGATTTACCCAATCCTGGGGACCCTCCGCACCAGAGCTTCCCTTCTACAGCGACTGAAGTTGAGGAGGAACTTGGTGCCACAGAAGTTGTTCGAGAGGAAACTCAACAACAAGACCATAAAGAAATTATCCCTGAGACTTCTCAAAAAACTGTGATTGAAAAGATAGGTTCACCAGTAAAGAGTAGCCTGATTCTTGAAAGGGTCGTGACAAGTGGAGTCAAACCTGATCGCCTAAGAATCCCAATGACTTCTTCAaaagacagactgactgagttTCGTTTGGAGACTGGCCTGCCTGGGGACATACAAAACCAAGCTATTCCCGAGGTAGACATTGAAAAAGACCCCTCCAGAGAGGCTTCTCCCATCCCACCAGACAGTtcctttactttcacttctcTGGAGACTGAGAGCAAGGTTCCTAAAACTCCCACCACCCCAAAGAACCAAGATGATACACCCTTGGAAACCCAAGTCGGTGAAGACAGTGCTGCTAAAGATGTGGCTCCAGGGGTCGAAGTACAGAAGGATCAAGAGTCAGGACTTGATGAACTGAAAGAGATAGGGCAAGAATGTCCGAAACCTGAACATGAGGAATCAGGAGACTTTAGGGAAGAACGGGCAAACACTGACATATTTTCACCAACCTATCAGTCTTCAGGAGATAGTACAGAACAAGATGACAAGAAGATTGAAAGTGGGCATGAGACAGCTACAAGATTAGACAGTATAGAGATgccaaaagcagaaaaagatgTCCAAATCCAGTTACAGGAAGTGACTCCTGATAAAGTCGCACCGACGCCGCAACTATCCTCCCCAATCATCATCATACCTCAAGCACAGGTAGAGGAAGAAgcagatgaagaggatgatATTGAGATAGCTGAAGAGCCTCAAGAGGTTATAGAGGAAGCCAGAGTGCCTGAGGGTTTTATCAAGGTGAGTCTGACCGTAGGCGATCAGACGGTGGAAGAAGATCCAACCTCAGAATGGAGTCACAGTGCACGCGATGAGGAAGGGGACCCTGCAACCGACAGTTCGCACCTGTCCCCGTGTTCTGATCAAGATCTACAGCAACCGGATGGAGGCGACGGGATAGGGTACGATAAAGTAGATGAGACAAAGCTAAAAATGGAAGGAATGATAGAGGTGATTGAAGTTGTAACAGAAGACCCTTCAGGGGAGGAGCTTGTTGGGTTTGATGGCGTAggtgaagagaaagagaagaaaccACTGGAGAatgagggggaggagaggacgGGGGAAATGGAGGTGAAAGAGAAGGAGATTGAGATCGGTCAGGAGGTGGAAGAGACCAGTCAGGCAGCTCATGATGAAACCACCATGGACGTCTCCATCCTTGATACAGACAGTGGCTGGATGGACTCACAAG ATGATGACAAAAGTATCATGACTGAGCAAATCGAAGACCTTCCTCAGGTCCAGAGTCTTACCAGTACACCTGTGGTGGACAGACCTGTTAAAAGGGCCCCTGGCAGAGGAAGGGGCCACCCTGGCACCTCTGAGAGTAAAGTGTCCCGCAAAGTCCCCGGCCACCATCCACATGGTCCgaaagaggagatgaagaaaaaaaaag TAGCTGCTCGGAGGGTAGAGCAGAATAAGTTGTCAGCCCTCCAAAATCGCTCTCCATGTCGAAAGAATGTTGCCAAAGTGGCAGCCAGACATCCTAGGCCCGCTGTGCTTCACGGCTCTGCTAGACGCAAGGCCACAG GTATGGAGAGCCATATGCCCCTCAGTGTTGCCCACCAGTCCAGGGAGAGGACCACT TCTCGGCAGAGGCGATCT GAGAGAGCCTACCGCAGCCCGGAGAAGAGGTCGTCCCTCCCCAGGCCGGCTAAATCTCTGACTCGCCACATCCCTGCTGCGGAACAAGAAGACAGCACCCCCTCCAGGCCAACCT GTACAGAGTCTGCACGTTCCCGATCGGTCCGCAGCGGCGCCTCCACCCCGGGCTCCACCGCCGTCACGCCCGGCTCCCCCCCAACCTACTCCTGCCGCACCCCTGGTTCTCGCACCCCCGGCAGCCACACGCCCAAGTCCTTCAGCATCCTCCAGGAGAAGAAGGTGGCGGTGATCCGGACCCCGCCCAAGTCGCCGTCCTCCGTCCAACGGCAGCTGAAGGTGCTCAATCAGCCGCTGCCTGATCTGAAGAATGTAAAGTCCAAGATCGGGTCCACCTCCAACCTCAAGCACCAGCCCAAAGGGGGACAG GTCATGATTCCAAGTGTTAAACTGGACTTCAGCCACGTTCAGGCTAAGTGTGGCTCCCTGGCCAAAATCCAGCACGCAGCAGGCGGCGGAAAC ATCCAAATCCAGACCAATAAGATCGACGTGAGCCACGTCACCGCCAAATGTGGCTCCATGTCCAACATCCGCCACAGACCAG